The stretch of DNA CTAAATCAAAATAAAGTGTTCATATAAATCTGAGTTCTGAAAGACTGATTCAAAAATCGAACACAAGCAGAAACCAGTAAATGTCAAATACTGAAGGCCTTTCTGTTTAAGTTTTTAAGGTGTACAAGACGGTATAGAGGTTTGAAGAAAGggaaacggacagaaagtcacaggacataaagtcacaaatgtggtaggacaaaaagtcacaaataacctgttgacaattgtttgaatatgtaAGAGTATAGTCCCATTTCATGTATAAGTTTTACAAGACATACCTACAGAGGTTTTGGAGATATAGTCTGATTTCATGTTTAAAATTCTAAAAGACAGACCTATAGAGGATATAGTCCAATTTCAAGTTTAAGTATTACAAGACATACCTATAGAGGTTTGAAGATATAGTCCTAATTCATGTATAAGTTTTACAAGACATACCTATAGAGGTTTGAAGATATAGTCCAATTTCAAGTTTAAGTATTACAAGACATACCTATAGAGGTTTGAAGATATAGTCCTAATTCATGTATAAGTTTTACAAGACATACCTATAGAGGTTTGAAGATATAGTCCAATTTCAAGTTTAAGTTTTACAAGACATACCTATAGAGGTTTGAAGATATAGTCCTAATTCATGTATAAGTTTTACAAGACATACCTATAGAGGTTTGAAGATAAAGTCCAATTTCATGTTTACGTTCTACAAGACATATACCTATAGAGGTTTGAAgatctatagatataggaagatgtggtatgagtgcctatgagacaactctccatccaagtaacaatttataagagtaaaccattataggtcaaggtgacagccttggctcacacagaaaagcaagctataaagggccccaaaaattactattgtaaaaccattcaaatgggaattgcccaatttcatgttttaaaatttaagttCTACAAAGGTTTGAAGATATAGTCCAATTTCATGTTTTAAGTTCTACAAAACGTACCTATAGAGGTTTGAAGATATAGTCCAATTTCCTGCATCTCTATACTTTTCCCATTCAATGCTATTATAATCATATCTGCCAATTTTGTCATAATTCCTGCCAAGACTTGATAGTCAAATCTTTccaatcaaaagtatgtaagattGTACAATCAGTTTGccaatttcaacagtaaaatatCTCAATAAAATTATCCTTGTAATCCGTTCTTGGGTAAAATTACTTCAATTATGACATAAAAATTGTCCAATTTATAATAGAAGATAATTTATAAGCCTGAACATTTATCAGATAAGTCAGGACAGGTTTAACTAATTAAATTAATTACATAATTAATCTTTTAATCTGTTGATGATATTAACACTCACATTAATCATCCTGACATAATTTAATTGCCataataaatttttaataaaataatctgACCATCTGACAGTTACAAAAAATAACCAAGGTGTcttagaataaatgtgttgttACTTTTGCTTCTGTGACAAGTATGAAAATTTTActtatataacaacaaaaaattggctatattgaatatcaaaataaaacatgacCAGTCAAAAATATCTCCAAACTTTGTGAATAAATCTAAATTGTTTTTGCACTTCTTGaaactttataaatacatttaaaagaaaatcttaATTGGTATTTGTCTTTTACAAGTACCATTTTGAAAGTGTTTTAGCTTCAGCTAGAACTAAAAGGGAGAAATATTTACTAGATGTCCAAGAATTTTTTACAGCAAGTCTTCAAAATCTCTTATAGTGGTCTAgcatcaaatataaatataggtagatgtgatatgattgccaaaggAGACCAAATGATTTGTGCATGTACAACCTACAACATTGAGCAAAACCCGTACGTTTTAAGCAAATTAAAGAAGTCATTATATAACTTTACAAGTATAGCCAATTTTTTGTATTCATGAAAGAATTTAGAACCTTTAGGATCTTAGTAAGTCATGGTATTGAAAAACCTGCCACAATAATTTAccagttatacatatatatattgctttcACTGAAATCTAAAACTTCACCTATTCAGAAAGTGCTTTACTGTAACATGCAAGAAAGTAACATAATAACTTACTATAAAGATATATTACACACTTAGTGGATGAACCTAAATgcataacaaaatttcaaaacaattaaaattattaaacgATGCATCATAGGCAGTTATGCATACACATGTATTTAGAATTCAAATTTATAGTGGTGCATGAAACATAACacagaaaaaacaaaattaattcagagggataaaagttttatatacattaacaaaataaaacctgaACAAAATATACCAAGGCtgcattaattttatttttaaacttaaaattggCACATACTACACTAATCCAACTACTTTCGTCAAAGGATTTGCTCATAAATACCAACGGATTTAAATTCTTTACataaatttatgattttaaatctACATGAATTACTGACTATTATTGTGTTATTCAGCCAATTGTTAACTGTGAATcaaatattttgtaacattaaGTGTTTATTTATGTCAATAAATATAACCTGAAATTGATTACACAGCAATTCGTATTTATGCAAGTAAGCTAAACAGATATAATTTCAGATTATTTTCTTTAAGCCATTTACTACTATTCTATATCCAATGtagtattatattttaataatataagaAATCTgccattttaatttatttatttatgaataaaaaagataaaaactattttttttattaatgacaaAATTTAGTTCAAAGGTAACAGAGTAGTCTCCCCTTGTGATTCCAATAATATTGCtagaattacttccctttgattGCTATATGTATTGTCAAATGAGAATAGATGTACAAGAAACCATTGTTTCAGAAGAGAAAAATCAAGTTGAAGAATAAGTTGTTTTTCTAAACAaacattatttgaaattttttaaaaatttgcagCTTAAAAGTTCAACAAGCCTGTGTAACCACTCATTTAGTACATATATGAGTAATCCTGACTATGTACCTGTCAGATTTTCCACAAAGAAAAGAgtttgtactttgatttttggGGTTTTGGTACATATGATGTTCACAGAAATTTTGTCCAGATCTAATGCCTAatgtttatatattgtatattttaatttgatCATAGAAGTTATTAAAGTGAAAGTTGATTGAGATTCATGTCTTGGTGTCAGACAAATCAACTGTTAAAAAATGTCCCTCCTCAGAACTCGGTGAAGaaataattatgtttctaaaatcCTGCACAAGTGCACCGGCTCACTGGAGTTCTCCATATTGATCACTATACCTTATGTCTGTTAACTGACATTTCATTCAAAGTCTTTTCCTTTCTGGTGCTGAACATATTTAATAACAAAGAAAAGTACACAACAAACTTGctttaaccttttacatttttatgtaaGCTCCAAAGATTATACAGACATTAGAGATTTCAAAAGGTAACAATCCCTTAATCCTTCAAGCTGAACTTATCCTTATCCTGAAGTGTTATGCTTTTTCTTGCAACACATTACATAACGATTTATTATAAATCAATACACAACAGACATATCAATCTGTTGGTATAGAGATGTCTGTATCTTACAGAAATATGTCAATCAAGGACACCTCTCTCCTTCCCTGTCTCAAGTTAATTGAAGTTATCATCACATTGCTCTCCTTATCAGACAAATCACCGTGGAAACTTTTATCCCGCCAAAGGGCAGAGATGTACTATTTCAACAGAACTGAATTTCAGCTGTTCAACAATGTACCGAGGCACACAATGAAAAAGATACCTATGAAGTATGAAGCAGAGTTGACAGCATCTGCTATTACTAATTAAAATTACTGTGCACCACTTTTTTTCACCAGTTGAAATTTTGAGCATGCCTaaactttaatatatattatgtagAATTAgattttttccttcaaaatttaaTGTCAGTTTGGATTTTTTGCCtgattttttagtgtaaatttttGCAGACAGTTAatatcttttgattgagttaacatttcaattaatattttatagtgtgtctttctatgttgtgatgttacagtgacagttacactattgtttcagataagggtgaaggtttggtaccattaaaacgtttaacccgcagcaattgtttgcacctgtcctaagtcagaaatctgatgatcagtagttgttgtttgttgatttgGTTTCTAGTTTCTCATTTTCTATAtctagattagactgttggtttttcagtttgaatggttttacacaagtaattttagGGGCCATTTATACAGTCtgctttatagcttgctgttcagtgtgagccaaggctctgtgttgttgacctataatggtttattttataaattgtggcttggatggagagctgtctcattggcactcataccacatctacttatatctatataagaCATATACTCTTAACCTTACCTGTAAAGTTCACATCCAGAGAGCAGTCTCCAATAGATTCATCTGCAGACATGGAAGATGTCAATACCCTTTGTAGAGACTTCCCTGACTTCGGCACCATTTGAACATTGAGGCTAGCTGGGGGATCTGATTGACGTTTAACCTTCTGGTCCTTTGAAATATTCTGTTCATTTTTTGATGGAGGAGACCATTGTTTCTGTTCCCTGTTTCTACTGACTTGTTCCCTGTCTCTCTGAACTGGTTCTCTATTTTCTACTCCTCTGTATGCAGATCTGGGAGATTCTACTCTGATCTGTATATTTGTTGGAGACACGGCTTTCATGGCTTGAGGTCGGTTATTATGCTCCATATCAGAGGGTGATCTATCATTCTCAATTTGTTTCTCTTTAAACCTACTATACACCTCTCGCTCAGACATATTGTTCTGTTCAATCGATCTGAGTATACGATTAGAAGTGGCATCAGATTTAAAACCACCATCAGTATCATCATGATTGCGATCATGGTCTTCTTTGCTAACTGAACCCGATTTAGACTTAGGACGTTTCAATAGGTTGAGGAATGACTGTCTGACTTTGCCACGAGAAAATCGCTGATTAGATCCTGTTTCTGAGTCCCTGCTCATCTGGCTACTTAGACTTGTTTTTGAACCTCTCTCTTTTCGTTGTTTTCTTGACATACGAGGTGACATTCTCCTAAAAAAGTTGCTGATACTACCACTTATTGTTCTTTTATGAGGAGTTAATTTATTACTATCCATTCCATCACGTGATGGTACAGAATTCGATCTCTCTGCCCTAATACCAATGTTTTGTGGTTCAGAAGCATAACGTTCATCGACAATGTTATCAGCACGCTGTTTGATTTCCGTAGAATAATTATCTCGAATTGCATGGCGATAGCTTATTGTTCTATCATTTTCCTCCATAGGTAAAACATGTTTGGGCAGACTCCTTTGTTTATTCAATGGTACTCGACCATTAGGAGCACCATTTTTCTTTGGTGCATCATTTACAAATTGCCCATCTACATTCTCCTTTTCTGGAGAGGAATATTCCTTGACAATCATCTCAGACATCTCTCTGATACGAGATTGATAATCTGTACTGTTATTGGCCATTTCGTTCTTATCTTCACCTGATAATGTTTGAACTTCGTAAGAATTTGAGCGTCTTACTGTCACAACTGAATCATAAGTAACATGTTTTGGACTTAATTTTCTAGTTAATGGACTTTTTGATCTACACCTATTAGATTTCAGACTAGAAATGGTAGGTGCAGGACTTGTTGACCTACTTGTTGACCTACTTCTGTCTAGTCTCTCAAGGGTTGTTACTGCACTGAAACTTGTTCTATATGGTTGAGGAACCCTATTTATAATTTCATCCTGTTCAAACTCTGAATCAAAGGTCAAAGAATTTTGTCTTGCTGGACTTTTTCCACGTGTTATATGATCAGCTATAATATGAGTGTCTTTGTTTTGTCTTCTGTCTAAAACAGACTGAGGAGACAAGGTGTCCATTGTGTTCTAGCCTGCTGGTCACACTTTTGGACACATTGTTGATGTTTGGTGGTATAAGCCATCTTGACTGTTTATctggaaaaataaataaagaaagaattAAACATATGTTATTGTATGTGACATTACAGTacctaaaacaagaatgtgtcc from Mytilus galloprovincialis chromosome 2, xbMytGall1.hap1.1, whole genome shotgun sequence encodes:
- the LOC143064308 gene encoding uncharacterized protein LOC143064308 — encoded protein: MDTLSPQSVLDRRQNKDTHIIADHITRGKSPARQNSLTFDSEFEQDEIINRVPQPYRTSFSAVTTLERLDRSRSTSRSTSPAPTISSLKSNRCRSKSPLTRKLSPKHVTYDSVVTVRRSNSYEVQTLSGEDKNEMANNSTDYQSRIREMSEMIVKEYSSPEKENVDGQFVNDAPKKNGAPNGRVPLNKQRSLPKHVLPMEENDRTISYRHAIRDNYSTEIKQRADNIVDERYASEPQNIGIRAERSNSVPSRDGMDSNKLTPHKRTISGSISNFFRRMSPRMSRKQRKERGSKTSLSSQMSRDSETGSNQRFSRGKVRQSFLNLLKRPKSKSGSVSKEDHDRNHDDTDGGFKSDATSNRILRSIEQNNMSEREVYSRFKEKQIENDRSPSDMEHNNRPQAMKAVSPTNIQIRVESPRSAYRGVENREPVQRDREQVSRNREQKQWSPPSKNEQNISKDQKVKRQSDPPASLNVQMVPKSGKSLQRVLTSSMSADESIGDCSLDVNFTGSDPSILSEESRDVTTPSKVVFSSTQDNLKDKSNDSKVLNSHKKDHSLSDSSLNQVVTPLSHNVEYTEMPKLADSAEIVLPDNSKTPSYLKLSCSVSGYGRYSQYSAYKSKKDTRSPYSSSSSLGSNPMSPEMAKVMSPVQRTSISSNSEFGLIRPQPLVYNRANRNVTNSVNSSLINGHSVLDGTQYPTGDPKLDGEYYLNVTKTEAVHLVSLCRQIESDLYCQDIPEDASGKIRAAVGKANLLVNQKFKQFEELCYEHMNPTVDGKLLKWEDLQGFWDMIKIQVDNVEEMFTELELIRQNGWKELCMHSRESSISSSPKSVSNASTPAGTPGSRRRVSKTKETPESSPERTERLKLAKARDDARKKMMAEKRAAMKKKQQNNSDDVEIYIADK